Proteins encoded by one window of Thermobaculum terrenum ATCC BAA-798:
- a CDS encoding methylated-DNA--[protein]-cysteine S-methyltransferase, with protein sequence MENLDQYFSIDLPIGRLYVAYNPLGISATAIASDDSSFEDYFLRRFQKSIRPELHACEDIRVKVRKYLDGYRGSLSDFDLRGTTAFQRKVLETTLSIPRGEVRTYTWVANKIGNPKALRAVGTALASNPVPILIPCHRVVRSDGVIGKYLFGTACKQQLLHMEDVKATLESPISM encoded by the coding sequence ATGGAGAACCTAGATCAGTACTTTAGCATAGATTTACCTATTGGGCGTCTCTACGTGGCCTATAATCCTTTGGGAATATCGGCCACCGCGATCGCATCAGATGATTCTAGCTTCGAAGACTACTTCCTAAGAAGGTTCCAAAAATCGATACGTCCAGAATTACACGCTTGTGAAGATATTAGGGTCAAAGTCAGGAAGTATCTTGATGGATATAGAGGTTCTTTGTCGGACTTTGACTTGAGAGGTACGACCGCTTTCCAAAGAAAAGTGTTGGAAACAACTTTGAGCATTCCCAGAGGGGAAGTAAGAACGTATACCTGGGTGGCAAATAAGATAGGCAACCCTAAAGCTCTCAGAGCTGTGGGGACAGCGCTTGCAAGCAATCCAGTGCCTATACTTATCCCTTGCCATCGGGTAGTGCGTAGCGATGGAGTGATCGGCAAGTACCTATTTGGAACAGCATGCAAGCAGCAATTATTGCACATGGAGGATGTGAAGGCTACACTTGAAAGCCCCATATCAATGTGA
- a CDS encoding TrmH family RNA methyltransferase yields the protein MNTTRKITERRLNRMIQVLKRRQPDLTVVLENVHDPHNVSAVLRSCDAVGVLAVHLVYTIEEFPDLSKNVSGSALKWLEIIKHKDIQDCYDTLRSQGMTIYTTYLADPQRSHDLYSLDLTKPTALVFGNEQRGVSEEASRLADGNFVIPMMGMVQSLNISVACAVTLYEALRQRRAAGHYDHPKLSREEISTRLHNWLQREKRSIEELQKLI from the coding sequence ATGAATACTACGAGAAAGATAACGGAACGCAGACTCAACAGAATGATCCAGGTTCTGAAGAGAAGGCAACCTGATCTAACTGTAGTCCTCGAGAACGTTCATGATCCACACAACGTGAGCGCAGTCTTACGCAGCTGTGATGCTGTGGGAGTACTAGCAGTGCACCTGGTATACACCATAGAGGAGTTTCCAGACCTCAGCAAGAACGTTTCTGGCAGCGCTCTAAAGTGGCTAGAGATTATAAAGCACAAGGACATCCAAGACTGTTACGACACTCTCAGATCTCAAGGGATGACGATATACACAACCTACTTGGCGGATCCGCAAAGAAGCCACGACCTGTACTCTCTAGATCTCACTAAGCCTACCGCTCTAGTATTCGGGAACGAGCAGAGGGGAGTCTCAGAGGAGGCTTCGAGACTAGCTGACGGTAACTTTGTCATCCCGATGATGGGGATGGTCCAAAGCCTGAACATCTCAGTAGCTTGTGCTGTGACCCTGTACGAGGCTCTTAGGCAGAGACGTGCAGCTGGACATTATGATCATCCCAAGCTAAGTCGGGAAGAGATATCAACGCGGCTTCATAACTGGCTTCAAAGAGAAAAAAGGTCTATCGAAGAGCTTCAAAAGCTGATCTAG